Proteins encoded in a region of the Haloglomus salinum genome:
- a CDS encoding YbhB/YbcL family Raf kinase inhibitor-like protein has product MERRALLATLGGAATTGIAGCITIGGEPPTPDGLAVSSPAFDDGGTIPREYTCDGAGRSPPFTFGGLPEPTEAVALTCRYPNSLAQNFDHWLLWNVPPERGEIPGGLPDSETISELGGARQGVNGIGEVGYLPVCPPPTLGAEEYRFRVYALRRPLDLPGGANQERFEEALEGTVLSSVRYVGYYARPDEVTGTARGR; this is encoded by the coding sequence ATGGAGCGGCGCGCGCTGCTGGCGACGCTGGGAGGCGCGGCGACCACCGGCATCGCGGGCTGTATCACCATCGGGGGGGAGCCACCGACTCCGGATGGACTGGCCGTCAGTTCACCCGCCTTCGACGACGGCGGCACCATCCCTCGCGAGTACACGTGTGACGGGGCCGGGCGGTCCCCACCGTTCACGTTCGGCGGCCTCCCCGAGCCGACGGAGGCGGTCGCGCTGACCTGTCGCTACCCCAACAGCCTCGCACAGAACTTCGACCACTGGCTGCTCTGGAACGTCCCGCCCGAGCGTGGCGAGATTCCGGGAGGGCTTCCGGACTCGGAGACGATCTCCGAACTCGGGGGCGCCCGACAGGGTGTGAACGGCATCGGCGAGGTCGGGTACCTCCCGGTCTGCCCTCCACCGACGCTGGGTGCCGAGGAGTATCGGTTCCGGGTCTACGCCCTGCGGCGACCGCTCGACCTCCCGGGTGGGGCGAATCAGGAGCGGTTCGAGGAGGCACTCGAAGGGACCGTACTCTCGAGTGTTCGCTACGTCGGCTACTACGCGCGTCCCGACGAGGTCACTGGGACCGCCCGCGGACGGTGA